In Aspergillus luchuensis IFO 4308 DNA, chromosome 1, nearly complete sequence, the following are encoded in one genomic region:
- a CDS encoding putative peroxidase (COG:S;~EggNog:ENOG410PQQT;~InterPro:IPR036851,IPR000028;~PFAM:PF01328;~TransMembrane:1 (i225-242o);~go_function: GO:0004601 - peroxidase activity [Evidence IEA]), translated as MELQKGQYHPAGPDDLRSPCPVLNSLANHGYIARDGKSITAAELKSAIRYVGLGLDIASVLVSRVFQIHSDDPEHGPPRSSKVGLRDPGQVNQHGMPVLNLDQVGRPHALEHDVSITRQDRALGDCIHLDPELYKQFLRTAKGGRFHTTVMGRYRKVRYDEQQRDNPHLQFGKFEHYVACSEVAALRSVFGKGVTKGIPDDYVRAVFGEERLPYDEGWSPRRFKVYFPEALAMLLVISHYAWPW; from the coding sequence ATGGAGCTCCAGAAGGGCCAGTACCATCCCGCAGGACCAGACGACCTACGCTCGCCATGTCCGGTCCTTAACTCCCTTGCCAACCATGGCTATATCGCGCGCGACGGAAAATCCATCACCGCCGCTGAGCTGAAATCAGCCATTCGATATGTCGGATTAGGCTTAGACATAGCCTCTGTCCTCGTAAGCCGCGTCTTCCAAATTCACTCCGACGACCCAGAACACGGACCACCAAGAAGCTCCAAAGTTGGGCTACGCGACCCAGGCCAAGTGAATCAACACGGGATGCCCGTGCTCAATCTCGATCAAGTCGGTCGTCCTCATGCGTTAGAACACGACGTCTCAATCACCCGTCAAGACCGCGCATTGGGCGACTGCATCCACCTAGACCCTGAACTCTACAAACAATTCCTTCGAACCGCGAAGGGAGGCAGGTTTCACACAACAGTCATGGGAAGGTATCGAAAGGTCCGATATGATGAGCAGCAGAGGGACAATCCACACCTGCAATTCGGCAAGTTCGAACACTACGTTGCATGTTCTGAAGTGGCAGCACTGCGAAGTGTCTTTGGAAAGGGTGTCACGAAGGGCATCCCGGATGACTATGTACGAGCTGTCTTTGGCGAAGAGCGTCTGCCGTACGATGAGGGTTGGAGTCCACGACGGTTCAAGGTGTATTTCCCAGAGGCACTAGCGATGTTGTTAGTCATTTCGCATTATGCTTGGCCTTGGTGA
- a CDS encoding glycoside hydrolase family 16 protein (CAZy:GH16;~COG:U;~EggNog:ENOG410PJJN;~InterPro:IPR000757,IPR013320;~PFAM:PF00722;~TransMembrane:1 (i68-86o);~go_function: GO:0004553 - hydrolase activity, hydrolyzing O-glycosyl compounds [Evidence IEA];~go_process: GO:0005975 - carbohydrate metabolic process [Evidence IEA]) has protein sequence MADKQYYTPGTEYSRYGGATSQLPKLDDDLGHAGPPPPPGSGQFIPPQRTVAQYSWYDPRGWSLRKKLIIAAVIIVIIIAVVVGAVEGTKKKSYPDYSKLDYKLVDTYSGNSFFDRFNYYSDEDPTDGFVQYVNQSTSNSLNLTYVGEDSVVLKVDTSNKNATKGRQSVRLESKTSYDSGLFIFDIIHTPYGCGLWPALWLTDTYNWPENGEIDVVETNNLATEGNAVTLHTTSGCKMNVKRKETGTPNYVTCDNSTHSNAGCGVQGSPRTYGQEMNENGGGVYALELRDAGIRAWFFSRDSIPNDITNSSGTPDPSTWGTALADFPNTHCDIPSHFKNQSIIANIDLCGQLGGNKAFYTEQYHCPGTCESFVRSNPGNFTQAYWEFASFKVYQAS, from the exons atggccgatAAGCAGTACTATACACCCGGCACTGAATACAGCAGGTATGGGGGCGCCACCAGTCAGCTTCCCAAATTAGACGATGATCTCGGTCATGCAGGGCCACCCCCTCCGCCAGGATCCGGACAGTTTATACCCCCGCAGCGGACGGTCGCTCAGTATTCCTGGTACGACCCTCGCGGCTGGTCGCTACGGAAAAAGTTGATCATTGCAGCCGTCAttattgtcatcatcattgcgGTCGTGGTTGGTGCAGTCGAAGggacgaaaaagaaaagctaTCCCGACTATTCCAAGCTCGATTACAAGCTGGTGGACACGTATTCAGGCAACTCGTTTTTTGATCGGTTCAACTACTATTCTGACGAGGACCCCACTGATGGATTTGTCCA ATATGTCAACCAGTCAACATCAAACTCTTTGAATCTGACCTATGTTGGCGAAGACTCCGTGGTGCTCAAGGTGGATACATCCAACAAGAATGCAACCAAAGGGAGACAGTCTGTGCGTCTGGAATCAAAAACGAGCTACGATAGTGgactcttcatcttcgacatcatccacacgCCGTACGGCTGTGGCCTGTGGCCAGCACTGTGGTTAACCGATACCTACAATTGGCCCGAGAACGGGGAGATTGACGTGGTTGAGACGAATAACCTGGCCACCGAGGGTAATGCCGTTACATTGCATACAACCAGCGGTTGTAAAATGAATGTCAAGCGGAAGGAGACCGGTACGCCCAATTACGTGACCTGCGACAACAGCACGCATAGCAATGCTGGATGTGGCGTACAAGGCTCGCCAAGAACGTACGGACAGGAAATGAATGAAAATGGCGGCGGG GTATATGCATTGGAGCTACGGGATGCCGGAATCCGAGCTTGGTTTTTCTCACGAGATTCCATCCCCAACGACATTACGAACTCGAGCGGCACGCCAGACCCATCGACGTGGGGGACTGCATTGGCTGACTTTCCCAATACTCATTGCGATATACCATCTCACTTCAAGAATCAGAGTATAATTGCCAACATCGATCTCTGCGGACAGCTCGGTGGTAACAAGGCATTCTACACGGAACAGTATCACTGCCCGGGCACATGCGAGAGTTTTGTTCGCAGCAACCCTGGCAACTTCACTCAGGCGTACTGGGAGTTTGCAAGCTTCAAAGTATATCAGGCTAGTTAG
- a CDS encoding arabinan endo-1,5-alpha-L-arabinosidase (CAZy:GH43;~COG:G;~EggNog:ENOG410QDR4;~InterPro:IPR016840,IPR023296,IPR006710;~PFAM:PF04616;~SECRETED:SignalP(1-15);~go_function: GO:0004553 - hydrolase activity, hydrolyzing O-glycosyl compounds [Evidence IEA];~go_function: GO:0046558 - arabinan endo-1,5-alpha-L-arabinosidase activity [Evidence IEA];~go_process: GO:0005975 - carbohydrate metabolic process [Evidence IEA]), whose amino-acid sequence MLSFVLLLCVALVNAYSDPGACSGTCWAHDPNVIRRVSDGTYFRFSTGGGIHISSASAITGPWTDLGYALPGGSIVSVGNASNLWAPDVHYVDGTYYMYYASSTLGSRSSTIGVATSTTLEADSWTDHGEIGVTSSSSTPYNAIDPNWITIGSTGYLQFGSYWQGLYQVEMTDSLTASSSSPTNLAYNASGNHAIEASYLYEYGGYYYLTFSSGTAQGYTTSLPAQGDEYRIVVCRSKTGTGNFVDKDGVSCLNSGGTTVLASHDYVYGPGGQGIINTTAHGIVVYYHYANKNIGLAVDDYQFGWNTLTWTDGWPVVA is encoded by the exons ATGCTTTCGTTTGTCTTGCTTCTTTGTGTAGCGTTGGTCAACGCCTACTCAGACCCGGGTGCATGCTCGGGAACCTGCTGGGCTCACGACCCCAATGTCATTCGCCGTGTGTCGGACGGAACCTACTTTCGTTTCTCGACAGGAGGTGGCATCCATATCTCCTCTGCCAGTGCTATCACTGGTCCCTGGACCGATCTCGGGTATGCACTGCCTGGCGGATCTATCGTTTCAGTGGGCAATGCCTCCAACCTTTGG GCTCCGGACGTACACTACGTAGATGGCACCTACTACATGTACTATGCTAGCTCTACTCTGGGCAGCCGATCTTCCACCATTGGAGTTgcaacctccaccaccctggAAGCCGACTCCTGGACCGACCATGGCGAGATCGGTGtcacatcgtcgtcgtctacTCCCTACAACGCCATTGACCCCAACTGGATCACCATTGGCAGCACTGGCTACCTTCAGTTCGGCTCCTACTGGCAAGGCCTCTACCAGGTGGAGATGACCGACTCCCTTaccgccagcagcagcagccccacCAACTTGGCCTACAACGCATCGGGTAACCACGCCATTGAGGCTTCTTACTTGTACGAGTACGGaggctactactacctcaccTTCTCGTCCGGCACAGCTCAGGGATACACGACCTCCCTGCCTGCCCAGGGTGATGAGTACCGCATTGTCGTTTGCCGATCCAAGACTGGAACGGGTAACTTT GTCGACAAGGATGGCGTTTCATGCCTGAACAGCGGTGGAACCACCGTTCTGGCCAGCCACGACTATGTCTACGGCCCTGGTGGACA GGGtatcatcaacaccaccgcccacGGTATCGTCGTCTATTACCACTATGCCAACAAGAACATTGGCCTGGCTGTCGACGACTACCAGTTCGGCTGGAACACGCTCACCTGGACTGATGGGTGGCCTGTTGTGGCTTGa